ATGGCGGCATTGTCAACATCGCGCAGGGCTTTCTCGAATTTCTCGGCGGTAATGCGATCGGTCCCTTCGGCATCGAGGACTTCTTCCATCTTTTTACGGATGCGGTCTCTCAGTTCGCCTGCTGCTTTTTCGGTGTAGGTGACGATGAGGATTTTCTTGAGCGGGCAGCCTTCATCAACAAGCTGGGCCACAACCTGTTGGATGGTGTAAGTTTTGCCCGTTCCGGCAGAAGCTTCGATGAACAGGTTTTTACGGGGGTCGATGATTTTTTCAATACTCATCTTTTGGCCTCCGTATTCTGTGGCGCACCGATTTCTATGCGGAACAAATCTTTTTGCCTTTTGGCTTCGGTGAACCATGCTCCCGATTCACCGTTAAAATCGTTTTGCGGGTCGAACCCTGTGTCTTTTCGCTTGTCGAGCAGGTGGCGCTTTTCGAAATAGGCCCAGGCGTTGCTCAGTTTTTGGGTGTAGTCGGCGAAGTTTTCTACAGTCTCGTCAACCATGTCGATGGGGACGGCCTTGGAATATTTCTTTTGGAATGCCTTGTCGTAAAGTGCGGAGAGTGTTTCTCGTGCCTGCTTGGGTGTCATGCGGACCTTTGCTCTGCTGGGCTCGTGCTCCTTGACGCTGTAAATGGAAATGTCTACGGATTCGGCTTCGTGAGAATCTTTTTGCGCAATCAGGGCGAGGGCGGCCACATACGGGCCTGTGTATTTGCTGTTCTTGAAATACTTTTGGCCTGCTCTGCCCCTCATTTTTGAGGTCGTGATGCTCGTAATCTTGTTGCGCTCGCCGTTGCACCAGTCAAGGGCTCCCAATAGAGTCCACCGCGTTCCATCGGGTTGTACAATCGGGAGTTCTATTTTGTCTTTATATGTCCAGTTTTCGGTTTGGCTTGCCGGAGAATCTGGGAATTCTGCCATTTGCTCCAACAATGCGTTTTTGCGACGTTCGGCAACCTTCCACAATTTTTCTCCATATTGCCCGTCGGGAATTCTGCCGCCCAATTCAAGGTTTTTACGGAGTGCGTCGAGGTCTTGCTTGTTCCCGGTAATGGCTGCGGCCACCATGTTTTTCATGAGGGAACTTTGTTCAAGGCGGTCAAAGTCAATGGGCTCGAAAACTTCGTCGTCCAAATGGGCCGTGTCTTCGTCCATTTGCATCATTTGCGAGACGCGGAATTCGATGGGGTCGTCCAAGAAACATTTTAGCTGGTACAAGCTGACGCGTCCTGGGCATTTGTCGATAGAGCCCGGCAGATTGCCGTAGCCAGAAGTAGAATCTCCGTGGGCCACTCTCTTATTGTAAACGGACTTGTTTCGGAATTCTTTGGAGGTGAACAACTCGCTGTAGGGGCGTTTCTCGTCGAGCGGAATTTCTTGCTGCTTCCATAGCTTTTCGGCGAGTAATTTTGCCTCCATCGCAGAGATGTCTTTGCCAATGGCCTTGAAACTCTGCTTGATGGCAATCTTGAGGAAATTCCTGATGTCGTTTACAACGGAGGAAGGATAGAGTTCTTCGTCTTTGACAATATTTTGGTTCACGTAGCTGATGTGGAAACTTTCTTTTGTACACATCAACTGGCACAAAAATGCGTAACGGCGTTTGGCGATGGGGGAGTCGTCGCCGGGCCAAGGGGCTACGGCTTTGCGTAAATCCAGTGTGTTCTGCGTCTTGCTGCCGGGGAAACTTGTGGAATCCGCCCCGATAAAGAACAAATGCTTTACAGGGATAATTCTGTTGGGGATGAATTTGGAGAAAGTAATCCCGTTGACAAAAAGGTTCCCGCAACTGTATTCGGAACTTTCGGCGGCACCGCAAAGCGTTTGCGAAATGCAGGCCCACGAAATGTATGGAGCTCCAGCATCAAATTGGATGCGGAGATTTTCGATAGCTGCTGTCACGTTCTGGAAAACGATGGTTTCGCCTGCAAAGCCCTCCGGCGGGTTCGGCATGGCGACCCAGTTGTTCAGGAAATTCACGATTTTGTCAAGTACGGCGGGCGTCACGGCGGGCTCGTTCTTTGCAAGCGCTATCCATTCGCCGAGTTCTTCGATGCCGTCGGCAAAGCGGCTCAGTGCCGTACTGTTTGCGCTCATCATGTCGGCGTAGGGGAGGCATTCTCCATCGCCAATGTCGATGGTGTGCGTGCTGAATCGCGATGCAAGAATCCGGCGCAGATTTTTTCCCCAGTCGTCGCTTTTTGTGCGTGTGCGGAAGGTGCTTGTGTTCCTGACCCATGTTTCCCAGGCGCTCACGTTGTCGTCGGTGATGCGGCGGGTATTTTGCACGACAGGGTTGCGGATTAGGCTGAAGAATGCGGGACGGTTCAGGCTTCCGGCTTGCTGTACTTTAAAAAGTGCTTCGAGTGCTTCGGCCGTGAGTGAACTTTTTGCGGGCGAATCGACAATCGAAAACGGAATATCCCTTTCGGAACTCTGGTCAAAAGCTTGATAGATAGCGGTGCGGTAGTCGTCCAGGCAGGGCGAGAAAACGAGAATGTCGCTGATGCGGTTCACCGGATTGCCTTCAGCGTCTTTTTCGGCGAGCAGCTTGCAGATTTGCGTATGGAGCGCGTCCATCTCGCGTTCCCTTGTCGGGGCGGCGGTGATAGTAAAGCTGTTGTCTTGCGGTGATTCCGAGGATTCGTCTTCGGGCAGGCTGTCGAGCAAGCTTGGCAATTCGTTTTTGCGGCTTGCAACCATGTTTTGCACCTTGTGCAAGAGTGTGTCCATGGGAATCGCTTCACCTTCTCCAGAATCAGCATCTCCGGCGAATTCAAAATCGTAATCGGCGGCTTGGCACCACAATTTGATATTGTCGCGTCCTGATTTTCCCCAGTAACACAG
This genomic window from uncultured Fibrobacter sp. contains:
- a CDS encoding exodeoxyribonuclease V subunit gamma, which codes for MLHLKFSLNLEDLADELIEAVKGSWGNPFQTPVVIFPDPKLEQWFRLHWVKKCGTLANLNSMMIDKFLLKILCPDDNTKKKLNADLLRNVIWAYLYGNNDVSEEDAKAEKHNYHLLGDEVVRYLETDGKLDEQHLFDLCGKMASLFLEYETSRPTGFIRKGGAGDLAEGILDHWEQGNLRDFFDGGDREKWQRTLYSKVFHQHGDKPSLLTRAFDAMNQRKNENHPQEFNTTYLTIPFLFKDCMDNHDGQFHCEQFMGQDGPLPVFIFGLTGMGQFYRVILQKFAEKHEVYAYIQNPCMEFWEDAGTPCGDIHRKWLSRNGEWQGESGPIPESIRDRLRTHLDESADPEEDDSEQGVDSSSENALLCYWGKSGRDNIKLWCQAADYDFEFAGDADSGEGEAIPMDTLLHKVQNMVASRKNELPSLLDSLPEDESSESPQDNSFTITAAPTREREMDALHTQICKLLAEKDAEGNPVNRISDILVFSPCLDDYRTAIYQAFDQSSERDIPFSIVDSPAKSSLTAEALEALFKVQQAGSLNRPAFFSLIRNPVVQNTRRITDDNVSAWETWVRNTSTFRTRTKSDDWGKNLRRILASRFSTHTIDIGDGECLPYADMMSANSTALSRFADGIEELGEWIALAKNEPAVTPAVLDKIVNFLNNWVAMPNPPEGFAGETIVFQNVTAAIENLRIQFDAGAPYISWACISQTLCGAAESSEYSCGNLFVNGITFSKFIPNRIIPVKHLFFIGADSTSFPGSKTQNTLDLRKAVAPWPGDDSPIAKRRYAFLCQLMCTKESFHISYVNQNIVKDEELYPSSVVNDIRNFLKIAIKQSFKAIGKDISAMEAKLLAEKLWKQQEIPLDEKRPYSELFTSKEFRNKSVYNKRVAHGDSTSGYGNLPGSIDKCPGRVSLYQLKCFLDDPIEFRVSQMMQMDEDTAHLDDEVFEPIDFDRLEQSSLMKNMVAAAITGNKQDLDALRKNLELGGRIPDGQYGEKLWKVAERRKNALLEQMAEFPDSPASQTENWTYKDKIELPIVQPDGTRWTLLGALDWCNGERNKITSITTSKMRGRAGQKYFKNSKYTGPYVAALALIAQKDSHEAESVDISIYSVKEHEPSRAKVRMTPKQARETLSALYDKAFQKKYSKAVPIDMVDETVENFADYTQKLSNAWAYFEKRHLLDKRKDTGFDPQNDFNGESGAWFTEAKRQKDLFRIEIGAPQNTEAKR